One window of Cellulomonas shaoxiangyii genomic DNA carries:
- a CDS encoding methionine ABC transporter ATP-binding protein gives MIELSALRKVYPSADGPVVALDGLDLTVGRGVVHGIVGRSGAGKSTLIRCLTGLEQPTSGTVTVDGTTLTGLSEKQLRAARRRMGMVFQHVNLLDSRTIAANVAFPLEVAGVPRERRRARVAELLDLVGLGHRAGAYPAQLSGGQKQRVGIARALATEPAVLLCDEPTSALDGETTRQILGLVRDLRDRLGITVVVITHEPSVVREVCDEVTLLEHGRVVQSGPLTEVVTATGSPLSRALVPVPDLPPEARRDLVEVTYATDDVATRDAFAAVAALGDDVEVLSATVEPLAGRRVGRLLVDAPRSGTDAVVARLRAAGLDPVVTGREAGGPDPAAGRREGVT, from the coding sequence GTGATCGAGCTGTCCGCCCTGCGCAAGGTGTACCCGTCCGCCGACGGGCCCGTCGTCGCGCTCGACGGCCTCGACCTGACCGTCGGGCGCGGCGTGGTGCACGGCATCGTCGGCCGCTCCGGCGCCGGCAAGTCGACGCTGATCCGCTGCCTCACCGGGCTCGAGCAGCCGACGTCGGGCACCGTCACGGTCGACGGCACGACCCTGACGGGGCTGTCGGAGAAGCAGCTGCGCGCCGCCCGCCGGCGCATGGGGATGGTGTTCCAGCACGTCAACCTGCTCGACTCGCGCACGATCGCGGCCAACGTCGCGTTCCCGCTCGAGGTCGCGGGCGTGCCGCGCGAGCGGCGCCGGGCCCGCGTCGCCGAGCTGCTCGACCTCGTCGGCCTCGGGCACCGCGCCGGCGCGTACCCGGCGCAGCTGTCCGGCGGGCAGAAGCAGCGCGTGGGCATCGCCCGCGCCCTCGCGACCGAGCCCGCCGTCCTGCTGTGCGACGAGCCGACGTCCGCGCTCGACGGCGAGACGACCCGCCAGATCCTCGGGCTCGTCCGCGACCTGCGCGACCGCCTCGGCATCACCGTCGTCGTCATCACGCACGAGCCGTCGGTGGTCCGCGAGGTATGCGACGAGGTGACGCTGCTCGAGCACGGCCGCGTCGTGCAGTCGGGCCCGCTGACCGAGGTCGTCACGGCCACGGGCTCGCCGCTGTCCCGCGCCCTCGTGCCCGTGCCCGACCTGCCGCCCGAGGCGCGCCGGGACCTCGTCGAGGTCACCTACGCCACGGACGACGTCGCGACCCGCGACGCCTTCGCCGCCGTCGCGGCCCTCGGCGACGACGTCGAGGTGCTGTCCGCCACGGTCGAGCCGCTCGCCGGCCGGCGGGTCGGGCGCCTGCTCGTCGACGCTCCGCGGTCCGGCACGGACGCCGTGGTCGCCCGGCTGCGCGCCGCCGGGCTGGACCCGGTGGTCACGGGACGCGAGGCGGGGGGCCCCGACCCCGCGGCCGGCCGCCGCGAGGGGGTCACCTGA
- a CDS encoding Fpg/Nei family DNA glycosylase, whose protein sequence is MPEGHTVHRIARQLTLDLVGRPVSVSSPQGRFADGAARLDGRTMLAATAVGKQLFCPFDSGEVLRVHLGLYGAWDLYGQVSPLTAGDATRASLGAPRVRPATRLRVGEDESEHAADDGLAWPPPPLGQVRVRLATDAFVADLRGPSACEVLTPDDAAAVRDRLGPDPVAVDDVDAAGEVVVERVTGRGVAVGQLLMDQSVVAGIGNIYRAELLFRARLDPWTPGRRVPAGTVRALWRDWAGLLADGIRDGVMLTREDLDAAGREAARHDPALRHWVYGRGGLPCRVCGTPVVVEDMAARRLYRCPACQV, encoded by the coding sequence GTGCCCGAGGGTCATACCGTCCACCGCATCGCCCGGCAGCTGACGCTCGACCTCGTGGGCCGGCCGGTGTCCGTGTCGTCGCCGCAGGGGCGGTTCGCGGACGGGGCCGCCCGGCTCGACGGGCGGACGATGCTCGCGGCCACCGCCGTCGGCAAGCAGCTGTTCTGCCCGTTCGACTCCGGCGAGGTGCTGCGCGTCCACCTCGGCCTGTACGGCGCGTGGGACCTGTACGGGCAGGTCAGCCCGCTCACCGCCGGGGACGCGACGCGCGCGAGCCTCGGGGCGCCGCGCGTGCGCCCGGCGACGCGGCTGCGCGTCGGCGAGGACGAGTCCGAGCACGCCGCCGACGACGGCCTCGCGTGGCCCCCGCCGCCGCTCGGGCAGGTGCGCGTGCGGCTCGCCACCGACGCGTTCGTGGCCGACCTGCGCGGGCCGTCGGCGTGCGAGGTGCTCACGCCCGACGACGCTGCGGCGGTGCGCGACCGCCTGGGGCCCGACCCGGTCGCCGTCGACGACGTCGACGCCGCCGGCGAGGTGGTCGTCGAGCGCGTGACGGGTCGCGGCGTCGCCGTCGGGCAGCTGCTCATGGACCAGTCCGTCGTCGCCGGGATCGGCAACATCTACCGCGCGGAGCTGCTGTTCCGCGCGCGCCTCGACCCGTGGACGCCCGGACGCCGCGTGCCCGCCGGGACCGTCCGCGCGCTCTGGCGCGACTGGGCGGGCCTGCTCGCCGACGGCATCCGCGACGGCGTCATGCTCACGCGCGAGGACCTCGACGCCGCCGGCCGCGAGGCCGCCCGGCACGACCCCGCGCTGCGGCACTGGGTGTACGGCCGCGGTGGCCTGCCGTGCCGCGTGTGCGGGACGCCCGTCGTCGTGGAGGACATGGCCGCGCGCCGGCTCTACCGCTGCCCGGCCTGTCAGGTCTGA
- a CDS encoding DUF1684 domain-containing protein, translating to MHDATPLTAALEVADWRRRVAETYAQVRAIARDDPAGAHAVWVQQRDELFSRHPASPLSADARADFGGLDVAPYDRAYRFEVSVDPAPGQRLDVATGTDGVVGYDRIGTVDLPGLGRVTLWSLRGYGGGLFLPLKDASAGQPGGTYGGGRYVLDTIKGADLGCDRVERLVVDLNFAYNPSCAYDPRWACPLATRSNTVDLPVPVGERVPPATTAT from the coding sequence GTGCACGACGCAACTCCGCTCACCGCCGCGCTGGAGGTCGCCGACTGGCGACGCCGGGTCGCGGAGACCTACGCGCAGGTGCGCGCGATCGCGCGGGACGACCCGGCGGGCGCGCACGCCGTGTGGGTCCAGCAGCGCGACGAGCTCTTCAGCCGGCACCCCGCCTCACCGTTGTCGGCGGACGCCCGGGCCGACTTCGGCGGGCTGGACGTGGCGCCGTACGACCGCGCGTACCGGTTCGAGGTGTCGGTGGACCCGGCCCCCGGGCAGCGCCTCGACGTCGCGACGGGCACCGACGGCGTGGTCGGGTACGACCGCATCGGCACGGTCGACCTGCCGGGGCTCGGCCGCGTCACGCTGTGGTCGCTGCGCGGGTACGGCGGCGGGCTGTTCCTGCCGCTCAAGGACGCGTCGGCGGGGCAGCCGGGCGGCACGTACGGCGGCGGGCGGTACGTGCTCGACACGATCAAGGGCGCGGACCTCGGCTGCGACCGCGTGGAGCGGCTCGTCGTCGACCTCAACTTCGCCTACAACCCGTCGTGCGCGTACGACCCCCGCTGGGCGTGCCCGCTGGCGACGCGGTCGAACACGGTGGACCTCCCCGTGCCGGTCGGCGAGCGCGTCCCGCCGGCGACGACCGCGACCTGA